A single region of the Hyalangium ruber genome encodes:
- a CDS encoding efflux RND transporter periplasmic adaptor subunit, translating into MKWWKAVIAGVLFLGAAAITAGGLRTRPPPSVEVQVAKVRKGSITRTITGAGKVQAATTVKISSNLSGDLIELLVKDGDRVTKGQVLGRIDRRRFEAAVKQALASQSASKAEVQVSEVEAQRSAAEYGRVEGLVGKGLASGAELDQLRAAKDTAEARVAAARQRFAQASAVYDEAASNLSNTTLTSPIDGNVIELSREVGERVRGSDFSEDVVMIIAALSAMEVKIEVGEHEVVHLKPGQPSEVTLDALEGESYTGSVVEIAQKATIKNPGTEAEVTTFPVTVALDSRPPGVLPGMSAEVRIAAETHNDALLVPIQAVTVRSEKSLPDYKAPVEGGGLTARRKTESLAKVVFRVTEDNKTQVRRVRTGIASDTELEILEGVEDGWRVVEGPYRTLSKELENGAAVSEPAQDGPGAMKDGRKS; encoded by the coding sequence ATGAAGTGGTGGAAGGCGGTCATTGCTGGAGTGCTGTTCCTCGGAGCCGCGGCCATCACGGCGGGAGGCTTGAGGACCCGGCCGCCCCCCTCGGTCGAGGTGCAGGTGGCCAAGGTCCGCAAGGGCTCCATCACCCGCACCATTACGGGGGCGGGCAAGGTGCAGGCGGCCACCACCGTGAAGATCTCCTCCAACCTGTCCGGAGATCTGATCGAGCTGCTGGTGAAGGACGGAGACCGGGTGACGAAGGGCCAGGTGCTGGGGCGCATCGACCGGCGGCGCTTCGAGGCTGCGGTGAAGCAGGCGCTGGCCTCCCAGAGCGCGTCGAAGGCCGAGGTGCAGGTCTCCGAGGTGGAGGCCCAGCGCTCCGCCGCCGAGTACGGGCGCGTGGAGGGGCTGGTGGGTAAGGGGCTCGCTTCAGGCGCGGAGCTGGATCAGCTCCGGGCCGCCAAGGACACGGCCGAGGCGCGCGTGGCGGCGGCGCGGCAGCGCTTCGCCCAGGCCTCCGCCGTCTATGACGAGGCGGCCAGCAACCTGTCCAACACCACGCTCACCTCGCCCATCGACGGCAATGTGATCGAACTGTCGCGCGAGGTGGGTGAGCGCGTGCGTGGCTCGGACTTCTCCGAGGACGTGGTGATGATCATCGCCGCGCTGAGCGCCATGGAGGTGAAGATCGAGGTGGGCGAGCACGAGGTGGTCCACCTCAAGCCGGGCCAGCCCTCCGAGGTGACGCTGGATGCGCTGGAGGGCGAGTCGTACACGGGCTCGGTGGTGGAGATCGCCCAGAAGGCCACCATCAAGAACCCGGGCACGGAGGCGGAGGTGACGACGTTCCCGGTCACCGTGGCGCTGGACTCGCGGCCTCCGGGCGTGCTGCCGGGCATGAGCGCCGAAGTGCGCATCGCCGCCGAGACGCACAACGACGCGCTGCTGGTGCCCATCCAGGCGGTGACGGTGCGCTCGGAGAAGAGCCTGCCGGACTACAAGGCGCCGGTGGAGGGTGGGGGGCTGACGGCCCGTCGCAAGACGGAGTCCCTGGCCAAGGTCGTCTTCCGGGTGACGGAGGACAACAAGACGCAGGTGCGCCGGGTGCGCACGGGCATCGCCTCGGACACGGAGCTGGAGATCCTCGAGGGCGTGGAGGATGGGTGGCGCGTGGTGGAGGGCCCCTACCGCACCCTCTCCAAGGAGCTGGAGAACGGGGCCGCGGTGAGCGAGCCCGCGCAGGACGGCCCGGGTGCCATGAAGGATGGGCGCAAGTCGTGA
- a CDS encoding lipid II:glycine glycyltransferase FemX produces the protein MHEIISFSEPERWASAYAQLSLKDVYYLHAYAELCRCMGDGDPFLFAYSDRVGNRVCYAFIRRPIRGLPFFGDARLEGDWYDIISPTYGYGGPLCAEPRELVLRAFRAEFEAYCRGANIVSEFVRFHPLLGNHRHLGGTMDITFDRETVFMDLSLTEEELLDRYHANHQRNIRKALKNGLEFRVLAGPEALEHLEVFYRLYRATMDKLQALPYFYFSTQYLERLFACFGSSALLGAVFLDGRMISAALCLREGDALVYHLGASEEASLHLGPNVFQFHQLALWARRAGLRTFHLGGGHRGRDSLFQFKHRFNPEGTLALNLGRKIHQPAVYARLVESWSRYHAQEFTGAFFPAYRAPPAAIGSITAPAGSCGGSCSA, from the coding sequence ATGCACGAGATCATCTCGTTCTCAGAGCCAGAGCGGTGGGCATCCGCGTACGCGCAGCTTTCACTCAAGGACGTCTACTATCTCCACGCCTATGCGGAGCTCTGCCGCTGCATGGGGGATGGCGACCCCTTCCTCTTCGCGTACTCGGATAGGGTGGGCAACAGGGTTTGCTACGCCTTCATCCGCAGGCCGATCCGGGGGCTGCCCTTCTTTGGGGACGCACGGCTCGAAGGGGACTGGTACGACATCATCAGCCCCACCTACGGCTACGGAGGTCCGCTCTGCGCGGAGCCCCGCGAGCTGGTGCTTCGGGCCTTCCGGGCGGAGTTCGAGGCGTACTGCCGCGGCGCCAACATCGTCAGCGAGTTCGTCCGCTTCCACCCGCTGCTGGGCAACCACCGGCACCTCGGGGGGACGATGGACATCACCTTCGATCGGGAGACCGTCTTCATGGATCTCTCCCTGACGGAGGAGGAGCTGCTCGACCGCTACCACGCCAACCACCAGCGGAACATCCGCAAGGCGCTGAAGAACGGGCTGGAGTTCCGTGTGCTCGCCGGGCCCGAGGCGCTCGAACACCTCGAGGTCTTCTATCGCCTCTACCGCGCGACGATGGACAAGCTGCAGGCGCTTCCGTACTTCTATTTCTCGACGCAGTACCTGGAGCGGCTGTTCGCGTGCTTCGGCTCGAGCGCCCTGCTGGGCGCGGTCTTCCTCGACGGGCGGATGATCTCCGCCGCGCTGTGCCTGCGCGAGGGGGACGCGCTCGTCTACCACCTGGGGGCCTCGGAAGAGGCGTCACTGCACCTGGGGCCCAACGTCTTCCAGTTCCACCAGTTGGCGCTGTGGGCCCGGCGAGCCGGGCTGCGTACCTTCCACCTGGGAGGAGGGCACCGGGGCCGCGACTCGCTCTTCCAGTTCAAGCACCGCTTCAACCCCGAGGGCACGTTGGCGCTCAACCTCGGCAGGAAGATCCACCAGCCGGCCGTGTATGCCCGGCTGGTCGAGAGCTGGAGTCGCTACCACGCCCAGGAGTTCACCGGGGCCTTCTTCCCGGCCTACCGGGCCCCACCGGCGGCGATCGGGAGCATTACAGCTCCAGCGGGCTCTTGTGGTGGAAGCTGCTCGGCTTGA
- a CDS encoding ABC transporter permease: MRAILDNIRLALGTFLGNPLRSLLTLLGIVIGVTTVITMMALIEGLRTKVNKDLSQLGANTFQATKWPSGFGRFNWQKYAKRPNLTLEDAHAIEESCPSVSAVAAADDEGGQKIATASEETRPTVRVYGATPEYVDTSGISVASGRFFGTTETVDGRPVAVVGVDVAESLFPGANPINHEIRIKGRPFTIIGVLQRRGSFLGMMSMDNLVIMPLKSFQQLYGKARSLDINIQATEATQVQKAQDEVTNLLRRRRDVGPLDESNFEIHTNESMTQTFNQLSVVISIAGFGVCLLSLVVGGIGILNIMLVSVTERTREIGIRKALGARKWRILGQFAIEAVILSLVGGVIGVALGFGLAFLGRWMLGFPTVVPLWAVALALGMSSLVGLVFGIYPAARAARLDPVEAMRSE, from the coding sequence ATGCGTGCCATTCTCGACAACATCCGCCTGGCCCTGGGCACGTTCCTGGGCAACCCGCTGCGCTCGCTGCTGACGCTGCTGGGCATCGTCATCGGCGTCACCACGGTCATCACCATGATGGCCCTCATCGAGGGCCTGCGCACCAAGGTGAACAAGGACCTGTCGCAGCTGGGGGCCAACACCTTCCAGGCGACGAAGTGGCCCTCGGGTTTCGGGCGCTTCAACTGGCAGAAGTACGCCAAGCGGCCCAACCTGACGCTGGAGGACGCGCACGCCATCGAGGAGTCATGCCCCTCGGTGAGCGCGGTGGCGGCGGCGGATGACGAGGGCGGCCAGAAGATCGCCACGGCCTCCGAGGAGACACGGCCCACGGTGCGCGTCTACGGCGCCACGCCCGAGTACGTGGACACCAGCGGTATCTCCGTGGCCTCCGGACGCTTCTTCGGCACGACGGAGACGGTGGACGGGCGCCCCGTGGCGGTGGTGGGCGTGGACGTGGCGGAGAGCCTGTTCCCGGGCGCCAATCCGATCAACCACGAGATCCGCATCAAGGGCCGGCCCTTCACCATCATCGGGGTGCTGCAGCGGCGCGGCAGCTTCCTGGGGATGATGAGCATGGACAACCTCGTCATCATGCCGCTGAAGTCCTTCCAGCAGCTCTACGGCAAGGCCCGCTCGCTGGACATCAACATCCAGGCGACCGAGGCCACGCAGGTGCAGAAGGCGCAGGACGAGGTGACGAACCTGCTGCGGCGCCGGCGGGACGTGGGCCCGCTCGATGAGAGCAACTTCGAGATCCACACCAACGAGTCGATGACGCAGACGTTCAACCAGCTCTCGGTGGTCATCAGCATCGCGGGCTTCGGCGTGTGCCTGCTGTCGCTGGTGGTGGGCGGCATCGGCATCCTCAACATCATGTTGGTGTCGGTGACGGAGCGGACGCGAGAGATCGGCATCCGCAAGGCGCTGGGGGCGCGCAAGTGGCGCATCCTGGGGCAGTTCGCCATCGAGGCGGTGATCCTCTCGCTGGTGGGCGGTGTCATCGGCGTGGCGCTGGGGTTCGGGCTGGCCTTCCTGGGCCGGTGGATGCTGGGCTTCCCCACGGTGGTGCCGCTGTGGGCGGTGGCGCTGGCGCTGGGGATGAGCTCCCTGGTGGGGCTGGTGTTCGGCATCTACCCGGCGGCGCGGGCCGCCCGGTTGGATCCCGTGGAGGCCATGCGCTCGGAGTAG
- a CDS encoding ABC transporter permease, with translation MSKSRVDVFRVDVMEGARIALFSLKANRMRTVLTTVGIGIGVATLLAIVGIIQGLNSSFDRQLATIGANTLQVSKFPWVMRGDWWLYRNRKNFTLPQVEQIRAQSSFITAISPVVGRGADVSHGEEQLSTVGVNGVTNEYLTISGYEVTTGRFITESDNETTRPVAVLGADVAEGLFPGVSPLGQTIRVEGRPFQVVGTLSRKGKLLDNNQDLIVMVPFKTFYAAFGKQRPFSIAIAVASAEEVRRAEDQLIGIMRRVRGTAPDAPDDFSINRPEMLANTYQQLTGALYGVAVGVGLITLLVGGIGIMNIMLVSVRERTREIGIRRALGARKQTIVFQFLMEASAVSAVGGGLGTVVGLGTAKVVSLITPLAAEVQPLTVVAGVGFAAIVGLLFGIWPAARAANLDPVEALRYE, from the coding sequence ATGAGCAAGTCTCGGGTGGATGTCTTCCGGGTGGACGTGATGGAGGGGGCGCGCATCGCGCTCTTCTCGCTGAAGGCCAACCGGATGCGCACGGTGCTCACCACGGTGGGCATCGGCATTGGCGTGGCCACGCTGTTGGCCATCGTGGGCATCATCCAGGGCCTCAACTCCTCCTTCGATCGGCAGCTGGCCACCATCGGCGCCAACACGCTCCAGGTCTCCAAGTTCCCGTGGGTGATGCGCGGGGACTGGTGGCTGTACCGCAACCGCAAGAACTTCACCCTGCCGCAGGTGGAGCAGATCCGCGCCCAGTCGAGCTTCATCACCGCCATCTCGCCGGTGGTGGGGCGCGGAGCGGACGTGTCTCACGGCGAGGAGCAGCTTTCCACGGTGGGCGTCAACGGGGTGACGAACGAGTACCTCACCATCTCGGGGTATGAGGTGACGACGGGTCGCTTCATCACCGAGTCGGACAACGAGACGACGCGACCAGTGGCCGTGCTGGGCGCGGACGTGGCGGAGGGGCTCTTCCCGGGCGTGAGCCCGCTGGGGCAGACGATCCGCGTGGAGGGCCGGCCCTTCCAGGTGGTGGGCACGCTGTCGCGCAAGGGCAAGCTCCTGGACAACAACCAGGATCTCATCGTGATGGTGCCTTTCAAGACGTTCTACGCGGCGTTCGGCAAGCAGCGCCCGTTCAGCATCGCCATCGCGGTGGCCAGCGCCGAGGAGGTGCGGCGCGCCGAGGATCAGCTCATCGGAATCATGCGCCGTGTGCGAGGGACGGCGCCGGACGCGCCGGACGACTTCTCCATCAACCGGCCGGAGATGCTGGCCAACACCTACCAGCAGCTCACCGGCGCGCTGTACGGCGTGGCGGTGGGCGTGGGCCTCATCACCCTGCTGGTGGGCGGCATCGGCATCATGAACATCATGCTGGTGTCGGTGCGCGAGCGGACGCGGGAGATCGGCATCCGCCGGGCGCTGGGAGCGCGCAAGCAGACGATCGTGTTCCAGTTCCTCATGGAGGCCTCGGCCGTGTCGGCGGTGGGCGGCGGGCTGGGGACGGTGGTGGGGCTGGGCACGGCGAAGGTGGTGTCGCTCATCACGCCGCTGGCGGCGGAGGTGCAGCCGCTCACGGTAGTGGCCGGCGTGGGCTTCGCGGCCATCGTGGGGCTGCTGTTCGGCATCTGGCCGGCGGCCCGCGCGGCGAACCTGGATCCCGTGGAGGCACTCCGTTACGAGTGA
- a CDS encoding nucleoside-diphosphate sugar epimerase/dehydratase, which translates to MRSGDPVEGRLRRSPGLRSLLMLLLDAAITAGALFWAVVLRFDGQLPERWQGALERSLPLLLAVRLATLVWFRLHRWSFRSSGLTEAGRLILANAIATIVFEAARSFFFLDPLPRSVVTIEFFFTTALMGVHRFAPRLARLWYLDQQRSRAQGVKRTIVVGAGSAGDLLLRDLLSTSDSPWHVVGLVDDDPGKHGTFLNGKRVLGAIEALPELVTKHRVSHVLIAIPRLSPDRIRSILGLCKHQSVSFKIIPASFAYLDQKITAAMLHDLSPEDLLPRDAISFDREEVHRLIVGRRILITGAAGSIGSEIARQVAGHAPASLALLDINENELYFLVRHLQERYPQLPVSSIVADIRDVDRLMRLGKEHAPQYVFHAAAHKHVPLMEDSPEEAIKNNVFGTRNVARMADACGAERFVLISTDKAVHPSSVMGASKRLAEMVIRDVAAKSRTAFTAVRFGNVLGSAGSVVPLFKQQIQRGGPVTVTHPDCTRYFMTIPEAVGLVVLAGLGGYGELCILDMGAPVRIAELAANLITMAGLVPGKDIPIVFTGLRPGEKLEETLLSEEEELTQQVRNRIKVAQSPAPPADFHVQLERLGLAAQVGDDFGVKRSLCELIPTYTPGAIPLKSAAVSDQRSFAR; encoded by the coding sequence GTGCGTTCAGGGGATCCGGTAGAAGGTCGCCTGCGGCGGTCTCCAGGGCTGCGCTCGTTGCTCATGCTGTTGCTGGACGCGGCGATCACCGCGGGCGCGCTCTTCTGGGCGGTGGTGCTGCGCTTCGATGGGCAGCTGCCCGAGCGGTGGCAGGGGGCGCTGGAGCGCAGCCTGCCGCTGCTGCTCGCGGTGCGCCTGGCCACCCTGGTCTGGTTCCGGCTGCACCGCTGGAGCTTCCGCAGCTCCGGCCTCACGGAAGCGGGCCGGCTCATTCTGGCCAATGCGATCGCCACCATCGTGTTCGAGGCGGCACGCTCCTTCTTCTTCCTCGATCCCCTGCCACGCTCGGTGGTCACCATCGAGTTCTTCTTCACCACGGCCCTGATGGGGGTCCACCGCTTCGCGCCGCGACTGGCGCGGCTGTGGTACCTCGATCAGCAGCGCTCGCGGGCGCAGGGGGTGAAGCGGACGATCGTCGTCGGGGCTGGCAGCGCGGGAGACCTCCTGCTGCGCGATCTGCTGAGCACCTCGGACAGCCCCTGGCACGTCGTCGGTCTGGTGGACGACGATCCCGGCAAGCACGGCACCTTCCTCAACGGCAAGCGGGTGCTCGGTGCCATCGAGGCGCTGCCGGAGCTGGTGACGAAGCACCGCGTGAGCCATGTGCTCATCGCCATCCCCCGCCTGTCCCCCGACCGCATCCGGAGCATCCTGGGCCTGTGCAAGCACCAGAGCGTGAGCTTCAAGATCATCCCCGCCTCGTTCGCCTACCTCGATCAGAAGATCACCGCCGCGATGCTGCATGACCTCAGCCCGGAGGACCTGCTGCCCCGGGACGCGATCTCGTTCGACCGCGAGGAAGTACACCGGCTCATCGTCGGCCGCCGCATCCTCATCACCGGGGCGGCGGGCTCCATCGGCAGCGAGATCGCACGCCAGGTGGCGGGGCACGCGCCCGCCTCGCTCGCGCTGCTCGACATCAACGAGAACGAGCTCTACTTCCTCGTGCGCCACCTGCAGGAGCGCTACCCCCAGCTCCCGGTGAGCTCCATCGTGGCGGACATCCGGGACGTGGATCGGCTGATGCGCCTCGGCAAGGAGCACGCGCCGCAGTACGTATTCCACGCGGCCGCCCACAAGCACGTGCCGCTGATGGAGGACTCGCCCGAGGAGGCCATCAAGAACAACGTCTTCGGCACCCGGAACGTCGCGCGCATGGCGGACGCCTGTGGCGCGGAGCGCTTCGTGCTCATCTCCACCGACAAGGCGGTCCACCCCTCCTCGGTGATGGGGGCCTCCAAGCGGCTGGCGGAGATGGTCATCCGGGACGTGGCGGCGAAGTCGCGCACGGCGTTCACCGCCGTCCGGTTCGGCAACGTGCTGGGCTCGGCGGGCAGCGTGGTGCCGCTGTTCAAGCAGCAGATCCAGCGCGGGGGGCCGGTCACGGTGACGCACCCGGACTGCACCCGCTACTTCATGACGATCCCCGAGGCGGTGGGCCTCGTGGTGCTGGCGGGGCTGGGAGGCTACGGCGAGCTCTGCATCCTCGACATGGGCGCCCCGGTGCGCATCGCCGAGCTGGCCGCGAACCTCATCACCATGGCGGGCCTGGTGCCCGGCAAGGACATCCCCATCGTCTTCACGGGGCTGCGGCCGGGCGAGAAGCTCGAGGAGACGCTGCTGAGCGAGGAGGAGGAGCTCACCCAGCAGGTCCGCAACCGCATCAAGGTGGCCCAGAGCCCGGCGCCGCCCGCGGACTTCCACGTCCAGCTCGAGCGGCTCGGGTTGGCGGCGCAGGTGGGTGACGACTTCGGCGTGAAGCGCTCCCTCTGCGAGCTCATCCCCACGTATACGCCGGGCGCGATTCCCCTCAAGAGCGCGGCCGTGAGCGATCAGCGCAGCTTCGCGCGGTAG
- a CDS encoding ABC transporter ATP-binding protein translates to MNDITRVFSVGGEEVRALRGVSFGISRGEWVAIIGQSGSGKTTMMNILGCLDTPSSGSYFLNGKDVSRMSDDELAVIRNKEIGFIFQTFQLLPRETALANVELPLVYRGLSARVRREKAKAALDKVGLSHRMHHKPNELSGGQRQRVAIARALVAHPSMLLADEPTGNLDSATGEEIVKLFEELHRVGHTLVLVTHEPKLAARCPRAIRLSDGQVVADGPGREVAMLGHGLPLVQAAGT, encoded by the coding sequence CTGAACGACATCACCCGCGTCTTCTCCGTGGGCGGCGAGGAGGTGCGGGCGCTGCGAGGTGTCTCCTTCGGCATCTCCCGGGGCGAGTGGGTGGCCATCATCGGCCAGTCCGGCTCGGGCAAGACGACGATGATGAACATCCTCGGGTGCCTGGATACGCCCAGCAGCGGCAGCTACTTCCTCAACGGCAAGGACGTCTCGCGCATGAGCGATGACGAGCTGGCGGTCATCCGCAACAAGGAGATCGGCTTCATCTTCCAGACCTTCCAGCTGCTGCCGCGCGAGACGGCGCTGGCCAACGTGGAGCTGCCGCTGGTGTACCGAGGGCTGTCGGCCCGCGTGCGGCGGGAGAAGGCGAAGGCGGCGCTGGACAAGGTGGGCTTGAGCCACCGCATGCACCACAAGCCCAACGAGCTGTCGGGCGGCCAGCGCCAGCGCGTGGCCATTGCCCGGGCGCTGGTGGCCCACCCCTCCATGCTCCTGGCGGACGAGCCCACGGGCAACCTGGACTCGGCGACGGGCGAGGAGATCGTCAAGCTCTTCGAGGAGCTGCACCGGGTCGGCCACACGCTGGTGCTGGTGACTCACGAGCCCAAGCTGGCGGCGCGCTGCCCGCGCGCCATCCGCCTCAGTGACGGGCAGGTGGTGGCCGACGGGCCCGGGCGCGAGGTGGCGATGCTGGGCCACGGGCTGCCGCTGGTGCAGGCGGCGGGAACATGA
- a CDS encoding TolC family protein: MNALLIAAWVAVVPAATPITLDQARTEGRKNTQALLSLLDLERAEQQVNLSRAPLLPQVDFNTSAGGTLLGRQRIVNTFCDPSGENCVQEPREVAPTSRGGFDLTLSISQIIYDRARWKLLEQSGATAEATRGQALEQADASELEAINRFFTLYRSQATIQVLEATVRRSEEQLERARALFEAGRVGRGEELSALVNLGNDRISLLQRRSQLAQDQAQLAIWLARPGAEALEAQPPATLTQEPAPAPALEVALNEARQRRPLIQALQQQVRAASLGKDVARAGYLPRLLAQGAYSRSDPSADVFYTEPRLQHTLRGAVVLQWDIFTGLSSRAEVSRAAASVRTAELNLAQSERELEAEVRRTLVALEVQISAAKLSADNREAAAQSLALAEERFKAGAGSTLEVRDAQLKLTQAELALLESRVTVEVARFAVTRAMGLLSPGESK; this comes from the coding sequence ATGAACGCACTGTTGATCGCGGCCTGGGTGGCCGTCGTTCCGGCCGCCACCCCCATCACCCTGGACCAGGCGCGCACCGAGGGGCGCAAGAACACCCAGGCGCTGCTGTCGCTGCTCGATCTGGAGCGCGCCGAGCAGCAGGTGAACCTGTCCCGCGCGCCGCTGCTGCCCCAGGTGGACTTCAACACCAGCGCGGGCGGTACGCTCCTCGGCCGGCAGCGCATCGTGAACACCTTCTGCGATCCTTCCGGGGAAAACTGCGTCCAGGAGCCCAGAGAGGTCGCCCCCACCAGCCGTGGCGGCTTCGATCTGACCCTGTCCATCTCGCAGATCATCTATGACCGGGCGCGCTGGAAGCTGCTGGAGCAGAGCGGCGCGACCGCGGAGGCCACCCGGGGCCAGGCCCTGGAGCAGGCGGATGCCTCGGAGCTGGAGGCCATCAACCGCTTCTTCACCCTCTATCGCTCGCAGGCCACCATCCAGGTGCTGGAGGCCACCGTGCGCCGCAGCGAGGAGCAGCTGGAGCGCGCCCGGGCCCTCTTCGAGGCGGGCCGCGTGGGGCGGGGCGAGGAGCTCTCCGCGCTGGTGAACCTGGGCAATGACCGCATCAGCCTGCTGCAGCGCCGCTCGCAGCTCGCGCAGGACCAGGCGCAGCTGGCCATCTGGCTGGCTCGCCCCGGCGCCGAGGCGCTAGAGGCCCAGCCGCCGGCCACCCTCACGCAGGAGCCCGCGCCCGCGCCGGCCCTCGAGGTGGCGCTGAACGAGGCCCGTCAGCGCCGCCCCCTCATCCAGGCGCTGCAGCAACAGGTGCGCGCCGCCTCCCTGGGCAAGGATGTCGCCCGCGCGGGCTACCTCCCGCGGCTGTTGGCCCAGGGCGCGTACTCGCGCAGCGATCCCAGCGCGGACGTCTTCTATACCGAGCCTCGGTTGCAGCACACGCTGAGAGGCGCGGTGGTGCTGCAGTGGGACATCTTCACCGGCCTCTCCTCGCGAGCCGAGGTGAGCCGGGCGGCGGCCTCGGTGCGCACGGCGGAGTTGAATCTGGCGCAGAGCGAGCGCGAGCTCGAGGCCGAGGTGCGGCGGACGCTGGTGGCGCTGGAGGTGCAGATCTCCGCCGCGAAGCTCTCCGCCGACAACCGGGAGGCGGCCGCCCAGAGTCTGGCGCTGGCCGAGGAGCGCTTCAAGGCGGGCGCCGGCTCGACGCTGGAGGTGCGCGACGCGCAGCTCAAGCTCACTCAGGCGGAGCTGGCGTTGTTGGAGAGCCGAGTCACTGTGGAAGTCGCCCGCTTTGCTGTCACGCGGGCCATGGGCTTGCTGAGCCCGGGAGAATCCAAATGA